A stretch of Deltaproteobacteria bacterium PRO3 DNA encodes these proteins:
- the hpnD gene encoding presqualene diphosphate synthase HpnD (HpnD is found regularly in a locus responsible for the biosynthesis of squalene from farnesyl diphosphate, and is now recognized to function as a presqualene diphosphate synthase (EC 2.5.1.103).), which translates to MKTQALGAAPLAPADAQAVVKSSKSNFVLSFLALPPEQREGISHFYALSRVVDDAVDEHGPEDAERLLNFWREEIAACYSGTPTHPVTRAMQGTVRRFEIPQRYLELLVEGCEMDLRKKRYENFQELYEYCYRVAGVIGLVCMKIFGLGGKEAEESAVDLGLALQLTNILRDIKVDAGLGRVYIPQEEIRRFGLQERDLLAGKMQPNLLPLLQFQAERAQGYFDRAFAAMKTQPRKPLIAAWIMGKTYHQILKKIRAKGYDVFTQPIKLSKWQKSWIALRERFF; encoded by the coding sequence ATGAAGACCCAAGCCTTAGGCGCCGCACCCCTCGCGCCGGCGGACGCCCAGGCCGTCGTCAAGAGCAGCAAGAGCAATTTCGTCCTCTCCTTCCTGGCGCTGCCGCCGGAACAGCGCGAGGGCATCTCGCATTTCTACGCCTTAAGCCGGGTAGTGGACGACGCCGTCGACGAACACGGCCCCGAGGATGCCGAACGCCTGCTGAATTTTTGGCGGGAAGAGATCGCCGCCTGCTATTCCGGGACGCCCACCCATCCCGTGACCCGGGCGATGCAGGGTACGGTCCGCCGCTTCGAGATCCCGCAGCGCTACCTCGAGCTCTTGGTCGAGGGCTGCGAGATGGACCTGCGCAAGAAGCGCTATGAGAATTTTCAAGAGCTCTACGAGTACTGCTACCGGGTCGCGGGCGTGATCGGCCTGGTCTGCATGAAAATCTTCGGCCTGGGCGGAAAAGAAGCGGAAGAGTCGGCGGTGGACCTGGGCCTGGCCCTGCAACTGACGAACATCCTGCGCGACATCAAGGTCGACGCCGGGCTCGGCCGCGTCTATATCCCGCAGGAGGAAATCCGCCGCTTCGGCCTCCAAGAGCGGGATTTGCTGGCCGGAAAAATGCAGCCCAATCTGCTCCCGCTGCTTCAATTCCAGGCCGAGCGCGCCCAGGGTTATTTCGACCGGGCCTTCGCCGCGATGAAGACCCAGCCCCGCAAGCCCCTGATCGCCGCTTGGATCATGGGCAAGACCTATCACCAAATCCTGAAAAAAATCCGCGCCAAGGGCTACGACGTCTTCACCCAGCCCATTAAGCTCTCCAAATGGCAAAAAAGCTGGATCGCCCTCCGGGAGAGATTTTTTTAG